Sequence from the Clupea harengus chromosome 20, Ch_v2.0.2, whole genome shotgun sequence genome:
acacacacacaccataagtgTTTAttgagagagaagggtagaTAAATGTAACTTACTGTTGATGGGAAAGCTGAGATTGGGAGGTTGCACACAGCAGCCCTATTCTGGATGGatgagaggcagacacagagctcCTGGTCCACAGACCTCAGTCACTCCCTGGACGTGGTCTTGATGGAAGGCTCGAAACGATCAGTTCGGACAAACGCGTCATGGAGAAAGGTAGCAGGATTTGCAATGGCACTACTTGTCCAAAACCAAAACCTGTCCAAAGCCGTgtcttgacatttttatttttattgtgccATCTTCCCTGATCTTTTCCAGTCACTCCTGTGGCAGAAGTGGCAAGTCTTTTGAACTTTCCAGTGCACATAAACTCCAAAGGTCACAGACCCAGTCAAACTGCGCTAAAGACTGTGAGGGAAAATAGTGACTAAATCTCTCGTTAAGAATATTCAGATGTTGAGAGATAAGGTCAGAAAGTGTGCTGCTATTTGATTTATCACTGCACAGGGGAAACCTCTCAAGCCTGCCCTGTTCCACAAAGGAGCTCTAGAGTGTGAGCTTAGATCTGAAGCCACAAAATGTGTCAGACAAGGTGAGAagattttcttctttgccttgCATTTCAGCGCTCGGTTGTGAGCAGTCACAGAAATGGCTAAAAATGAGCACAATCGCGCATCTGCAATAAACTCAGCATGCACCGGATCGTTCTGAGTTCTTCTTTTAACTCGCACAGCCGGCCCAAAGTCCCTTGAAGGCCAGCGGAGCCGTGTGGAGCAACAACCTATGATGTTCTGCTCCCGTTTCTTTGAAAAACAGCCTGGCCTTTAATGGTCGCGCCTTGATTAAGTTAACAATGTCCACCCAGTATCTTAAAAGTTCTTTCGGCAGCATCTTTGCAACTAGTGCCTCACCGTGAAGGAAGCACTGTTTTGAACAATCAGGGTTTGCACTCTGACCTTTGCCACTTGGCAACGGTCCCATCGGTGCAGATACTGATACAGTTCTTCCAACTTAATCACCCATTTAAGAGACTCAGTTGTCACATGATAAATCTCCTCCCGGGTGTTTTGTTAGATATTGGTTTGCAAAATAAACTCTAAATAAATTCTCTCTGAATTGGTCCCCATCTCTGAATCAATCATTTGCCAACAGCTCAGCATGACAACTGACATTTGCTGAGTCCTCATCTTGTACGGAAAATTTCCCGCTAGATCATTTCCCATCTTCAATATCTGCAGAGATGTCACTGATTCGCCTTCAAATTGTACAGTCCGACAGTGGAacctttgttatttattttgctgctgGTGGGCCTAGCATTTAGTTGTCAATTCTTGTGCATCAGTGATGCACGGGTCCACTCAGAGGCAACCTGAACTCACCCAGTGCTTTAAATCATTACAAATATTTTGGTTTGGCTCGTAGCTGTGGGTGTCGCACCTGATCACATCACTGCTGTGCTTGCTGGCAATGCAATGTGACTCGGCACtgatgtatatattatatattctaCAGGCCAGCCGCGTCTCCTAATGCATGTATGTCTATGGAGGGAGGAGGTCTATCTACAATCAAAATCAAGTTTAATTAAGTTTAGGTTTAATTATTTAAGTTGCCCTATATTTGGTGGCATAATTGTCCATAACTTGTTTTGTACTTTTGAGCTTCACGTTCTTGTAAAGCTCCTGAAAAAGACATAGAGATGAGTCCAGTGACACATTTACAGTCACTTtataaaacatttgaacatgCTAACCCTTGAGTTATGTACCGATCAGTTATCTAGTATAGACAATAGTAATGGTAAGGGTTTCCTCCATGTAATACAAGTACAGCAGTGCTTTTGGATGCACCTTTTGTGTCCCCCTCAGGAAATGCTCTTGACAAATTCTTCTGTTTATTGCCCGCTCCCAACATTGAAATGAAATTTCCTTTCATGCTTGGTTTGACATTTTCATACCACATACCAGACACATATGGAGAGGGCATAATGGATCAGGTGGTAATGAAAAAGACACTGTAGTCGGCTATTTACGCTGACCCCCGCTTTGTCGTTGTGACATGGGGATAGGTAGCCTAGCATTaccagacccaaattcacttGCTCCATTAGGGATCGTTTCCAGTCGTTGCTTCCTAATGGGTGTAGACTTTGggttcattttgaaaccattgGACCAGCCTTGAACCAATCAGCATTGACCCCTATAGTTGCTATGCTATACTTAATTCGCCACACACGATGCAAGCTGATATATTATTATCCCCAAACCCTATTGGCAGCAAGGCAATAATATCTTTGCCCTTGATAAATAATATAACACATTGTTCTAGTTCCGGCTTCAATTCTTCATTGTTTGCTACCATTGTTGTAACTACATTTCATCGGACTTAGCCACCCCCACTAGTCACTGATTGGTGGCCCCCTCAGAGTGGCCCGTCGATTAATCTTGCGAACAGCGGTTCCAGACTATAATCCCAGCAAAATCTGAGGGAAAGGGGCATGTGAGAGAGACTTGGATTATATATGAGGCAGCTAATGATCTGCATTTTCATTACAGGTTGCAtaactattgttttttttatttattatgttaGCAACATCAGAATGTTTTTCTTGACGGCACCCCTGACGAAGCCAGACTGCACCCCTGATTGTCAACAACTGTTTGTAATATAATCATAACATAATCAtacaacacatagacacaaatcCACACCCACATATTTAAGCACCATGGTTGCATTCTTAGGGAAGGGTATTTCATAAAACATAATTGAGGAGCAGGTGGAGAAGGTAGGGACGGCTGTCAGAAAAGGCTTTTAAATGGAAGTCCTTGTTACTTTGTCTGAGTGGAATTGTCTCTGTTCAACAACACGACACAGCAAAAGTGATACGTTATCATACAGAAATTTCAATTGGGGCATTCTGTTCAAAATGAACTGCAGAGCACTTACCGAGAAACACAATACCAGAATTATGCTCCACAGAGGGCGTCTGCGGGCTCAGCGGTTATTCAGTTTTACACCTGAGGGGGGCTCGCTCGAGGATTCCGCCAGCGTCTCATTAGTGTGACAAGCCTGTTATTTTCCCAGGATATTATTTCTTCTGAGGAGGCTTTGTGAGATGAGTAGGACCCTCTCCTTAGAGAAATCAAGCCTTGTTTGTCAGTTACAGAGGACCGAAAAGTCTTCCTTTATTTGACAGTCTCCTGCTTTTTATTTTCCATTCAACAGTATGTGTTTGGGCACACTCACataccaaacaaacacaaaccaaacaccAACAAATTGGTCTAACAAATAAGAGTGCCTGAGTACGTACATATAACATCTAGCCACCGATGCTGGTATCATTTCTGTGTCACATCCACTTATGATTTCCTTCACACTTTCAGTATCTCGCCGCTTCATTCAGGACAGAAGCGTCATTAtcctcatttgttttgttttcttttttttctctcctttcttttccaaTAAAAAAGCACTTTATTGGCCAGCACTCTTAATGGGTAACCAGACTGAAATGTGACCAGTCACGCATTGTTAAAGTGTCACATATTAACCGCACCCTTACTGCTCCGAGGGAACTGAAGTGAGGCTGGAGTCATAATCCCGCGGAGTGCAAAGCCATGCCGAAGGAAATAAAGCCGGAATGGGGGCAGGGGCTGAAGTGGTCGTGGGGAGCCGTATGTGCCGAAGCCATCTCGACACTGCTGTGCCTTTATCTTTTCGGACAAGTTTAACATCAAAGATGGCCCCCGAAGATATAAGGGTGACGGTTCGCATAGTCAAACAGTCATAGAGCAACACAGAGGTCAAATGAGCACTTGTGGCAATATGGTATTATACAAATTCATGATTATAACCCAAATAAGAAAACACTACAAGGATTTGACATATTTTAAGAAATAGTTTATGTTAACATTCTGCCAGCTGTATGAAGACTAGAGCTTTTGAGGTTGAGGAGACGAGATGTGAAGCGCAATACCACAGTGTAAGCCTGTTTCGCACGAATGCCATACGGTGTGCACCTATGTGATACACGATCGTGGTGAGATACCATATCAAAGAAATGTAGGTCTGTATAATGAATTCAAGTGTGAAATCCATAGATTTAGGAAATGAATGCAGTTATATACCTTGTGAAGTGGATGCCTGTGTATATGCCATCGTATTCATCAGacagtaaatatgtatatataatatattatattatatatatataatataattaggCCGCAGCATCATAACACTTTATATAAAGTCGCAGCACTTCAAATATTCACTATATGGCGACGACAGGTGGTTTAgaagtaaagtacaaaaaatacataaatccACAATCACATAATATTCATCACTATAACAATATTCTATATcaataaaccaatcacataATATTCAAACCACTCCTCCCAAAAGCTGATGCTTCAAAGACAAGTGCACCTGCAGTGATCATTGAAACACACTGTTGTGAAGCAGTGACAGACTaatgcaaagaaaaacaaaaataacaatacATATTACTTTCAAGAAGATCAAATTCCCAATTGTGAATAGGAAATCACAAGACTAGGAGCATTTAAGGCCAAGAGGAAGTCATGGGATAGCCCCCCAAGTACCAGTGTCCATCAGTGTACTTTGGTTTGGTTCACTCTGACTCCGTCTGGCTGTCCTTGAGTCTGTCTTGgagcacagagaaacagagcaatgcagctacatacagtacacccccccacaccccaaccTTCTCCCCGGGACCATACCCCCCAACCTTCTCCCCTGGACCCCATGCCCCCAGCCCTCcagccctccaccccccaccccgccccttTCCTCGCATTGGTTGGCAGCAGCTAAATAACAGTACAGCGGTAGTTGGAGTCGGCGGCCGTGGTAGAGTTGGCGTCCGTCTTGACGGTGGTCTTGGAGGTGTTGGTCTGGGAGCTGCGCAGCTCGTGGCGTCGGCACAGCCGCTCGCGGTAGTTCTGGGCGAACACCAGCAGCATGAGCGGGTTGATGCAGCTGTGCGAGTAGCTGAGGCAGATGCTGATGTTGTAGGCGTAGATGAAAGCGTTGGTCGGCGAGTTGATGCCCAAGTTGATCACCTGGATGACGTGGTAGGGCGACCAGCAGCACAGGAACAGTGCGATGACCATCACCACCGTTTTGGTGGCCCGCTTGGCCCAGACGGACTGCTTGCGCTTCACCCGCCGGAGGGAGCGGAACACGTGGTAGAGTGTCATCGAGTagaaggtgatgatgaagataatGGGCACGATGAAGCCCAGGGTTGACTGGTAGAGCGTGTACCAGTACATGTCCTGCGGCCCGTCCAGGTCCATCATGCAGATGGCCATGTGCTTCTTGCGGATGACGCGGGCGTAGATCATGACGGGCACGGTGAGCAGGAAGCTGCCCACCCACACCAGCAGGTTAATAACGATGGTCCACTGGATGGTCCTCCGCTCCGACGTGGGGTGGACTATCGCTACGTATCTAAGATCAAGGCACAGATAGTTATTATAAGGGGTTGCAAGATGTTGCATCAGTGCCTAGAAATCTCTTCTTCC
This genomic interval carries:
- the LOC105903693 gene encoding melanin-concentrating hormone receptor 2; translated protein: MNSSEIVCMYEESGNLTNNSTNSSCMNRTIPSFIDIASFMHIFPSIYGILCTVGVIANSLVIYAVATCKKKMVSDIYVLNLAIADLLFLLVMPFNIHQLVRDRQWVFGNFMCKAVVVVDVSNQFTTVGIVTVLCIDRYVAIVHPTSERRTIQWTIVINLLVWVGSFLLTVPVMIYARVIRKKHMAICMMDLDGPQDMYWYTLYQSTLGFIVPIIFIITFYSMTLYHVFRSLRRVKRKQSVWAKRATKTVVMVIALFLCCWSPYHVIQVINLGINSPTNAFIYAYNISICLSYSHSCINPLMLLVFAQNYRERLCRRHELRSSQTNTSKTTVKTDANSTTAADSNYRCTVI